The genomic stretch CTCCGACCTCGACTGGAACCGTCCGGGCGAGCAGGTCATCGAGGAGTACAACAAGGGTGACGTCGTCAAGGCTGTCGTTCTCGATGTCGATATCGACAAGGAACGCATCTCGCTCGGCATCAAGCAGCTCGGCAAGGATTCGCTCACGGAAGCCGCAGCTTCCGGCGATCTGCGCAAGGGTGCTGTCGTGTCCTGCGAAGTCACTGCCGTCAACGACGGCGGTGTCGAGGTCAAGCTCGTCAACCACGACGACATCTCGGCCTTCATCCGCCGTTCGGATCTCGCCCGCGACCGCGACGAGCAGCGCCCCGAGCGTTTCTCCGTCGGTCAGGTCTTCGACGCCCGCGTCACCAACTTCTCCAAGCGCGACCGCAAGGTCATGCTCTCCATCAAGGCGCTTGAAATCGCCGAGGAGAAGGAAGCCGTGGCACAGTTCGGTTCGTCCGACAGTGGCGCCTCGCTCGGCGACATCCTGGGCGCGGCTCTGAAGAACCGCGACGACCAGTAAGCGTTCCGCTTGCGCTGACTGAGTTCAAGCCGCCGGGTGGCAACGCCCGGCGGTTTTTCTTTTTGGCCGTCAAACTTGACGATAGCGGCCTGCCTTCCGATGTTTGGAAGACGAAGCGGTAGAGGAAATGACCATGGCAAAAAAGACACCGATATTGCCCGGGACGAACAGCAGGCCGCTCGATCCCAGGATGGACGCCCTGCAATACGAGATCATGCAGGAGACGGCACAGGCGCTGGGGCGGATCGGGCGCAGGCTGGAAGAGGCGCTCGCCGCCCTCAAACGCCACGACGAGACGCCGGGCTCCAACCAGGATCGCGATGCACTGGTGCAGGAGGCGGCCGATCGCGCCTTCGCGCTCTTCATCCAGCGCGACTATCTCGGGCTCAGGACCGACCATCACCTGACATCGACCTATGATATTCCCCGCGAGGTGATGTTGCGCGTCGGCGTGATGAAAAAGGCGGAAGAGACCTGAGGCGGCGACGGCTCCAAGGCCCTTTCGCAAAGCCGTTCACAAAAAAACGCCCCGGTTGATAAACCGGGGCGCATTGCATTTCACGGAAAGGCTTGATGATCAGTTCGCCGAGTGCTGGAGGCGCTCGATCTCGTCCTTGAGCTGAAGCTTCTTGCGTTTGAGTTCGTTGATTTCCTCATCATGGCTTGACGGCGAGGACATCACGCTCTGCAGCTCCTTCTCGAGCGCGGAGTGTTTTTCCTCAAGGGCGGCAAGGTGGGTCTGAACTGACATTTCACACGTCCTTCCTTTACTTATCGCCGCAGGATGCGGCGCCTCGTCATCAATTTGCAATAAAATCATGCCACGTTTCGTGACGCTTGTCGAAGGCGGAAATGTGATTTTCCGGCGGCATTTTCAATGTCTGCGCTGTCATGGGGCAATCGCTTGCTTTTCACCGAAATCGAATGATGCTAAGGCCTTCCTGGGCAGGCTTTTGCCGCAACTGACCGTGGCCCGGAGCGTCGGGCGTGAAAGGCGTGGACCGGTTTCGAAACCCCGACGCGCAAAGACCCCGGCCCGGTTTCGCCATAATTGGAACCACGACTGAAACGGAAGCCGATGAGCCCGATCATGAACCCGAAAGTCGCCATCGTCATGGGCTCCCAGTCCGACTGGGAAACGATGAAGAATGCCGCCGACACGCTCGACATTCTCGACGTTGACTACGATGCCCGCATCGTCTCCGCGCACCGCACGCCGGACCGGCTTTACGACTTTGCGCGCGGCGCGCGCGCAGAAGGCTTCCAGATCATCATTGCCGGCGCGGGCGGGGCGGCGCATCTGCCGGGCATGCTGGCCGCGCTGACGCCGCTGCCGGTCTTCGGCGTCCCGGTTCAGTCGCGCGCGCTTTCCGGCCAGGACAGCCTGCTTTCGATCGTGCAGATGCCGGCGGGCGTGCCCGTGGGAACGCTCGCCATCGGCAAGGCGGGCGCGGTCAATGCGGCGCTGCTGGCCGCCGCCGTGCTGGCGCTGGCGGACCCGGAGCTTGCCGGCAGGCTTGATGACTATCGCGCCCGCCAGGCGGCCCATGTCGCAGAATATCCCATCGACAAGGACGAATAGGCGAATGAGAACCATCGGCATCATCGGCGGCGGCCAGCTCGGCCGCATGCTGGCCATGGCCGCGGCCCGGCTTTCGATCCGCACCGTCATTCTGGAGCCGGATCCGCATTGCCCGGCGGCTCAGGTGGCGAACGACCATATCGTCGCGGGTTATGACGATGCGCGCGCGCTTGGCGAGCTTGCGTCCCATTGCGACGTCATCACCTATGAATTCGAGAATGTGCCGGAAAAGAGCGCCGCCCTTCTTGCCGCCGAGCGGCCGGTCTATCCGCCGGCCCGCGCGCTGTCGATCGCGCAGGACCGGCTGGCCGAAAAGTCCTTCCTCAATGAGTGCGGCATTCCGACGGCCGGTTTCCACGCGGTTGATAGCCGCGCCGATCTCGATGCCGCGTTGCAGCGCTTCGGCGGGCGCGGCGTGTTGAAGACGCGCCGCTTCGGCTATGACGGCAAGGGACAGTGGGTCTTCGCCGGCGCGGGCGACGATGCCGGAGCGGCCTTTGAAGCCCTTGGCGGCGCGCCGGCGATCTTCGAGGAATGGATCGATTTTGCCTGCGAGATTTCGGTCATCGCCGCGCGCGGCATGGATGGCGGCCTCGTCTCGTTCGATCCGGCGGAAAACGAGCACAGCGGCGGCATTCTGAGGCTCTCGCGCGTACCGGCGCGCGTGTCGGATGATGTGATCCGCAAAGCGAGAATCGCGGCCGAGCGGCTTCTGATCGCGCTGGAATATGTCGGCGTTGCCGGGCTGGAACTGTTCGTCGCCCGGGACGGGCGGCTGCTGGCAAACGAGTTTGCCCCGCGCGTGCACAATTCCGGCCACTGGAGCGAGGCGGCCTGCGTGACCTCGCAGTTCGAGCAGCATATCCGCGCCGTCTGTGGCCTGCCGCTGATCGATCCGGCGCGCCACAGTGACTGCGTGATGTACAACATCGTCGGCGACGATATGGATGATATTCCGCGTTACATGATGACGCCGGGCGCGCTTGTCCACCTCTACGGCAAGGCCGAGACCCGGCCGGGACGGAAGATGGGCCACGTGACCGTGCTTCAGCGCCACGAAAACGGCCGGAACGGTTGACTTTCGCCCGGCCTTTCGCTAGGAACCGGCCACAGCCAAGCGCGCCCCATACCGGCGCGCTTTTGAATGTTGAAACAGACCGCCTTTACTGATCAGTCGAGAGCGGCACAAACAGCGGATCGAAAACATGAAGATCAAGAATTCGCTCAAGGCGCTCAAGTCCCGTCACCGGGAAAACCGTCTGGTGCGCCGCAAGGGCCGAGTATACATCATCAACAAGCAGAACCCGCGCTTCAAGGCCCGCCAGGGCTGATTGCGGTCACCGGTCCGTGATCGGGCCGGGGCAATATCTGTTTGAAATTTCGCCATGACGGGATACCATCCCGTCATGCGCTTTTTTATGCCTGTATTCCTGACGTTGTTTTCGCTTGCGCCCCTGGCGGCGCCTACTGTCGCCGCGCAAGCGCGTGATGGCGGCGAGGCGGCAGTCGAAGCGCCGGCGGATCCGCTCGACGCGATGTATCGTCAGCTTGCCCGTACCCGGGATTCCGGCGAGGCGGCGGCCTTTGCCAAGGAGATTGACGATTATCTCGACCGTTCGCCAAGCGCGACCGTCTCGTTGCTGATCGAATGGTCGGACGCGGCTGAGGCCGATGGCCGCACGGCGGCGGCGCTTGATTTCCTGTCGGAGGCAATCGCGCTTCGGCCCGACGAGCCCGCGGCCTACCGCAAGCGCGCCGTCATCCATTAT from Martelella sp. AD-3 encodes the following:
- the purE gene encoding 5-(carboxyamino)imidazole ribonucleotide mutase, with translation MNPKVAIVMGSQSDWETMKNAADTLDILDVDYDARIVSAHRTPDRLYDFARGARAEGFQIIIAGAGGAAHLPGMLAALTPLPVFGVPVQSRALSGQDSLLSIVQMPAGVPVGTLAIGKAGAVNAALLAAAVLALADPELAGRLDDYRARQAAHVAEYPIDKDE
- a CDS encoding 5-(carboxyamino)imidazole ribonucleotide synthase codes for the protein MRTIGIIGGGQLGRMLAMAAARLSIRTVILEPDPHCPAAQVANDHIVAGYDDARALGELASHCDVITYEFENVPEKSAALLAAERPVYPPARALSIAQDRLAEKSFLNECGIPTAGFHAVDSRADLDAALQRFGGRGVLKTRRFGYDGKGQWVFAGAGDDAGAAFEALGGAPAIFEEWIDFACEISVIAARGMDGGLVSFDPAENEHSGGILRLSRVPARVSDDVIRKARIAAERLLIALEYVGVAGLELFVARDGRLLANEFAPRVHNSGHWSEAACVTSQFEQHIRAVCGLPLIDPARHSDCVMYNIVGDDMDDIPRYMMTPGALVHLYGKAETRPGRKMGHVTVLQRHENGRNG
- a CDS encoding YdcH family protein produces the protein MSVQTHLAALEEKHSALEKELQSVMSSPSSHDEEINELKRKKLQLKDEIERLQHSAN
- the ykgO gene encoding type B 50S ribosomal protein L36, translated to MKIKNSLKALKSRHRENRLVRRKGRVYIINKQNPRFKARQG
- a CDS encoding DUF6665 family protein — translated: MAKKTPILPGTNSRPLDPRMDALQYEIMQETAQALGRIGRRLEEALAALKRHDETPGSNQDRDALVQEAADRAFALFIQRDYLGLRTDHHLTSTYDIPREVMLRVGVMKKAEET